From Aspergillus chevalieri M1 DNA, chromosome 4, nearly complete sequence, a single genomic window includes:
- a CDS encoding uncharacterized protein (COG:S;~EggNog:ENOG410PUJ5;~InterPro:IPR011009) — protein MDTGSCVVARLPTGIARPPRLTTNSEVATMTYLQSKISLPIPKILDWNDNSSNPIGTEYIIQEHVAGVQLHQMWPKMNSEQHMLCAKMLSLVIRNMASLDFPAYGGLYFSDGPLESHMKIPFNQGFCIGPHCNPVFWNRNPGELELYGSQVPTAVLVSFTILNLLNNQF, from the exons ATGGACACGGGTTCTTGTGTTGTGGCGAGATTACCGACCGGTATTGCTCGCCCGCCAAGGTTAACGACCAACTCTGAAGTTGCAACGATGACTTATT TACAATCCAAGATCTCACTTCCGATACCGAAAATCCTTGACTGGAACGATAATTCATCAAATCCAATTGGCACAGAATATATCATCCAGGAGCATGTTGCGGGTGTTCAGCTGCACCAAATGTGGCCTAAAATGAACTCGGAACAACATATGCTGTGCGCCAAGATGCTTTCGTTGGTGATAAGAAATATGGCATCCTTGGACTTCCCGGCCTATGGCGGTCTATACTTCTCAGATGGGCCGCTAGAGTCGCATATGAAAATTCCCTTCAACCAGGGCTTCTGTATTGGTCCTCATTGCAATCCAGTATTCTGGAACCGGAATCCGGGGGAACTTGAACTCTACGGCAGCCAAGTCCCAACTGCGGTCCTTGTCAGTTTCACGATTCTCAATCTCCTTAATAACCAGTTCTAA
- the VMA2 gene encoding H(+)-transporting V1 sector ATPase subunit B (BUSCO:EOG09261KHB;~COG:C;~EggNog:ENOG410PI53;~InterPro:IPR022879,IPR027417,IPR005723,IPR004100, IPR020003,IPR000194;~PFAM:PF00006,PF02874;~go_component: GO:0033180 - proton-transporting V-type ATPase, V1 domain [Evidence IEA];~go_function: GO:0005524 - ATP binding [Evidence IEA];~go_process: GO:0046034 - ATP metabolic process [Evidence IEA];~go_process: GO:1902600 - proton transmembrane transport [Evidence IEA]), which translates to MASEFVDPRMTSIKPRIRYNTIGGINGPLVVLDNVKFPRYNEIVSLTLADGTERSGQVLEARGNRAVVQVFEGTSGVDVKKTKVEFTGHSLKLGVSEDMLGRVFDGSGRAIDKGPKVLAEDYLDINGQPINPYSRVYPEEMISTGISAIDTMNSIARGQKIPIFSAAGLPHNEIAAQICRQASLVNQPTKGVHDGHEENFSIVFAAMGVNMETSRFFTRDFEENGSMERVTLFLNLANDPTIERIITPRLALTTAEYYAYQLEKHVLTIMTDLSAYCDALREVSAAREEVPGRRGYPGYMYTDLATMYERAGRVEGRNGSITQIPILTMPNDDITHPIPDLTGYITEGQIFIDRQLYNKGVSPPINVLPSLSRLMKSAIGEGRTRKDHSDVSNQLYAKYAIGRDAAAMKAVVGEEALSSEDKLSLEFLEKFERTFISQSAYESRSIFESLDIAWNLLRVYPKELLNRIPKRVLDEFYARSARKVPNKDTRDSTQAPQNLIDA; encoded by the exons ATGGCGTCCGAATTCGTCGACCCCCGGATGACCTCCATCAAGCCTCGTATCCGCTACAACACCATCGGAGGTATCAACGGACCTCTGGTCGTCCTTGATAAC GTCAAATTCCCCCGGTACAATGAAATCGTCTCCTTGACGCTCGCCGATGGCACAGAACGTTCGGGTCAGGTCCTAGAAGCGAGAGGCAACAGGGCCGTTGTCCAG GTGTTCGAAGGTACCTCGGGCGTCGATGTCAAAAAG ACCAAAGTCGAGTTTACCGGGCACAGTTTGAAGCTGGGTGTGTCCGAGGACATGCTGGGTCGTGTTTTCGATGGTTCGGGTCGTGCAATTGATAAGGGCCCCAAGGTGTTGGCGGAGGATTATCTGGATATCAACGGTCAACCTATCAACCCTTACTCGCGA GTCTACCCCGAAGAGATGATCTCCACTGGTATCTCCGCCATCGACACCATGAACTCCATTGCCAGAGGACAGAAGATCCCCATTTTCTCCGCTGCCGGTCTTCCCCACAATGAAATCGCTGCACAGATTTGTCGTCAGGCAAGCTTGGTCAACCAACCGACGAAGGGCGTTCACGATGGTCACGAGGAGAACTTCTCGATCGTTTTCGCTGCTATGGGTGTTAACATGGAAACTAGCCGCTTCTTCACCCGCGACTTCGAGGAGAACGGTAGTATGGAGCGTGTCACTCTATTCCTGAACTTGGCCAATGATCCTAC AATTGAGCGTATCATTACTCCCCGTCTCGCCTTGACCACTGCCGAATACTACGCCTACCAATTGGAGAAGCACGTCCTGACCATCATGACTGACCTTTCTGCTTACTGTGATGCCCTTCGTGAAGTCTCCGCTGCACGAGAAGAAGTTCCTGGTCGTCGTGGTTACCCTGGTTACATGTATACTGACTTGGCTACCATGTACGAACGTGCTGGACGTGTTGAGGGCCGTAACGGCTCCATCACCCAGATTCCTATCTTGACTATGCCTAACGATG ATATCACCCACCCTATTCCCGACTTGACTGGTTACATTACTGAGGGTCAGATCTTCATTGACCGTCAGCTCTACAACAAGGGTGTCAGCCCTCCTATTAACGTCCTTCCATCCCTGTCGCGTCTGATGAAATCTGCCATTGGTGAGGGTCGTACTCGGAAGGACCACTCCGATGTGTCCAACCAGCTGTACGCCAAGTACGCTATTGGACGTGATGCTG CCGCCATGAAGGCAGTCGTCGGTGAGGAGGCTCTGTCCTCCGAGGACAAGCTCTCTCTCGAGTTCCTCGAAAAGTTCGAACGTACCTTCATCAGCCAGTCCGCATACGAATCCCGGAGTATCTTCGAATCGCTCGACATCGCCTGGAACCTCCTCCGTGTCTACCCCAAGGAGCTGCTCAACCGTATTCCCAAGCGTGTCTTGGACGAGTTCTACGCCCGCTCTGCTCGTAAAgttcccaacaaggacacgAGGGACAGCACGCAGGCGCCGCAGAACCTGATTGATGCTTAA